A window from Scleropages formosus chromosome 17, fSclFor1.1, whole genome shotgun sequence encodes these proteins:
- the ppef2a gene encoding serine/threonine-protein phosphatase with EF-hands 2 has protein sequence MILIGFLTSVPPVMRAAVLIQMWYRKYVARMEMRRRCTWNIFQSIEYAGEQDQIKLYNFLGYLMDHFTPSSSERNLICHIFRENEVCRDAEWERYFCYKNIEIPEVYSGPHLTFPLTASQAAGLVESFKNKQQLHSRYVLQLLLETWKLLRILPNINRVSTCHSKEISICGDLHGQLEDLLLIFYKNGMPSMEKPYVFNGDFVDRGKDSIEILLILFAFLLVYPSDVHLNRGNHEDHIVNLRYGFTKEVLGKYRVHGKRILKLLQKIFSWLPLATVIDHKVLVLHGGISDATDLSLLAKVDRHRYVSALRPPKKKPGSEDQLSMDSDMEDDSWISRVSAGTRRRASLTYMKPFASRNDFQHRSLQDFSRHIIRPLREEPKDRRRQAEFTLSSQDLLQCSSTDPDSCQPGDVNHEEWKQIVDLLWSDPMSQDGCIPNEVRGGGCYWGPDVTEQVLSKNHLQLLIRSHECKQEGYEFCHSRKVLTIFSASNYYEVGSNRGAYITLGPDLIPHLIQYQASSMTRELTLTQRVGWTEHSALKVVREQLFAHRSDLTGAFQEFDKENTGMISLNDWARAVEAVLHLGIPWRVLRSQLVPNAPDGMMNYRSWFRELAIKEPDTEHIHQALLETVYRHRSTLETIFRIVDTDHSGLISLEDFHQTWKLLSAYLKMEISDEAISNLAISIDANRDGCIDINEFMEAFRLVDKSRLETGNLFQRSTAVSDMLSDQPPSELQTYDQHPGAGVHPVLGKPSRQPLFDPCPYNEPPSDQLPSPSDYSLSDQTLSGHSPSNKLASDYSATHRFSSSRTSLDRFPSDPPPHDKPASDQPACELSSAQQPCDQTVCDQAQCEEPVADQHTAPEGDFSLLTTCGSL, from the exons ATGATACTAATCGGGTTTCTGACTTCTGTGCCCCCAGTGATGAGAGCCGCCGTGCTCATTCAGATGTGGTACCGCAAATATGTGGCGCGAATGGAGATGAGACGACGGTGCACCTGGAACATCTTCCAGTCTATTGAATacgcaggagagcaggaccagatCAAG CTGTACAATTTCCTTGGTTACCTCATGGATCACTTCACACCGTCGAGCAGCGAAC GCAACTTGATCTGCCACATCTTCAGGGAGAACGAGGTGTGCCGCGACGCCGAATGGGAGCGGTATTTCTGCTACAAGAACATTGAGATTCCGGAGGTCTACTCAGGGCCACACCTGACATTCCCCCTGACGGCGAGCCAGGCTGCTGGCCTGGTGGAATCTTTCAAGAACAAGCAA CAGCTCCATTCTCGATAcgtcctgcagctcctcctggaGACATGGAAGCTGCTTCGCATCCTACCCAACATCAACCGGGTCTCCACCTGCCACAGCAAGGAGATCTCTATCTGCG GTGACTTACATGGACAGCTCGAAGACCTGCTGCTGATATTTTACAAG AATGGAATGCCATCCATGGAGAAGCCGTACGTTTTCAATGGAGACTTTGTGGATCGTGGGAAGGACTCCATTGAGATCCTCCTCATTCTGTTTGCTTTCCTGCTCGTGTATCCCAGTGACGTGCACCTCAACAGGGGAAACCATGAAGACCACATTGTGAACCTGAG ATACGGTTTCACCAAAGAAGTCCTGGGGAAATACAGG GTGCATGGGAAAAGAATTCTGAAGCTGCTCCAAAAGATCTTCAGCTGGTTGCCCCTGGCGACCGTGATTGACCACAAGGTGCTAGTCTTGCACGGAGGAATCTCTGATGCCACTGACCTCAGTCTCCTTGCCAAAGTGGACAGGCACAGA TATGTCTCAGCGTTGAGGCCACCAAAGAAGAAACCAGGGTCAGAGGATCAGCTGTCCATGGACTCCGACATGGAGGACGACTCCTGGATATCTAGGGTCAGCGCTGGCACCCGAAGACGGGCTTCCTTGACCTACATGAAGCCCTTTGCCTCACGAAATGACTTCCAGCACCGCTCCCTTCAGGACTTCTCCAGACACATCATTCGGCCCCTACGGGAAGAGCCGAAGGACCGACGGCGGCAGGCCGAATTCACTCTATCCAGCCAGGACTTGCTTCAGTGTTCCTCTACCGACCCAGACTCCTGCCAGCCTGGCGACGTCAACCACGAGGAGTGGAAGCAG ATCGTAGACCTGCTATGGAGTGACCCCATGTCCCAGGACGGCTGCATCCCCAACGAGGTGCGGGGTGGCGGCTGCTACTGGGGTCCAGATGTGACAGAGCAGGTCCTGAGTAAGAACCACTTACAGCTGCTGATCCGCTCCCACGAGTGCAAACAGGAGGGCTACGAGTTCTGTCACAGCCGCAAG GTCCTGACGATTTTCTCTGCATCCAACTATTACGAGGTGGGCAGTAATCGGGGGGCTTACATCACACTGGGTCCAGACCTGATACCCCACCTCATTCAGTACCAAGCCAGCAGCATGACCCGAGAGCTGACTCTAACTCAAAG GGTGGGCTGGACTGAGCACTCGGCCCTCAAAGTCGTGAGAGAGCAGCTCTTTGCGCACAGATCTGACCTCACCGGTGCCTTCCAGGAGTTTGATAAGGAGAACACAG GTATGATCAGCCTGAACGACTGGGCCAGAGCCGTGGAGGCCGTTCTGCACCTGGGCATCCCGTGGAGGGTCCTCCGTTCCCAGCTGGTTCCCAACGCCCCTGATGGCATGATGAACTACCGCTCCTGGTTCCGCGAACTGGCCATCAAAGAACCAGACACTGAG CACATCCACCAAGCCCTGCTGGAGACAGTGTACCGACATCGTTCTACCCTGGAGACCATTTTTAGGATCGTGGACACCGACCACTCTG GCCTCATCTCACTGGAAGATTTCCATCAGACATGGAAACTGCTCAGCGCCTACCTGAAGATGGAGATCAGCGACGAGGCCATCTCTAACCTGGCCATCAGCATTGATGCCAACAGAGATGGCTGCATTGACATCAATGAGTTCATGGAGGCCTTCCGATTGGTTGACAAGAGCCGCCTAGAGACAGGAAACCTCTTTCAGCGTAGTACTGCCGTGAGTGACATGCTATCCGATCAGCCTCCATCTGAACTGCAGACATATGACCAGCATCCTGGTGCTGGTGTCCATCCAGTACTCGGAAAGCCTTCGCGCCAACCTCTGTTTGACCCTTGCCCATATAACGAACCACCTTCTGATCAACTGCCATCTCCATCAGACTATTCACTATCTGATCAGACCCTGTCTGGCCATTCGCCATCTAACAAACTGGCATCTGACTACTCTGCAACTCATCGTTTTTCCTCCAGCCGTACCTCATTAGATCGCTTCCCGTCAGACCCACCTCCACATGACAAGCCTGCATCTGACCAACCTGCATGTGAGCTGTCTTCAGCACAGCAGCCATGTGACCAAACGGTATGTGACCAAGCTCAGTGTGAAGAGCCTGTGGCTGACCAGCACACTGCACCTGAAGGTGATTTTTCACTCCTCACCACATGTGGTTCTTTATAG
- the scarb2a gene encoding lysosome membrane protein 2a, which produces MTRRSCTIYATGIVCAHLLIVGIALLVAQVFPTFIYNRLKKEMTLAEGSRVLDAWKNPPSDVFMQYFFFNVSNPEVFLAGGKAAVTQIGPYTYKEYRPRENLTYLENGTKLSALNPKSFVFVPEMSAGDPEVDRVRTINIPFVAVMNEMSSYSFFIRPLVSLWMNSIGVDLFTTRTVHEMLWGFKDPLLSRIHTLKPDVDEYFGFMYKKNGSHEGEFVFLTGEENYMDFGRIDTWNGLRKMTWWSSNQSNMINGTDGSAFHPLLSKDELLYIFAADLCRSIHLAYVEDVEVQGIPAYRFAPPLDVLASPEDNPANAGFCVPAGKCLSAGVLKVSVCRQGAPIVVSFPHFYQADQKYVNAFEGLTPNKDDHETYLDLNPTTGVPVRACKRAQLNVLLNRVSGFPKTRNLSETIFPIMFVNETFVIDEDSAANMRNLLLIITLVSNLPLFIVGFGAILLLVLVILICRSRQKKNAVKRIEFTEAFHSFATVKDDTAYTQVSSKPEEPQGGQASTQQLRNGSYIAMSQVETSD; this is translated from the exons ATGACCAGGAGATCGTGCACTATTTACGCCACTGGGATCGTGTGCGCCCACCTGCTCATCGTAGGGATCGCGCTACTGGTGGCCCAGGTCTTCCCGACCTTCATCTACAACCGTCTGAAGAAG GAGATGACCTTGGCTGAGGGGAGCCGGGTTCTGGATGCTTGGAAGAACCCACCCTCCGATGTCTTCATGCAGTACTTCTTCTTCAATGTGTCCAACCCAGAGGTCTTCCTGGCAGGGGGCAAGGCTGCAGTCACACAGATTGGCCCCTACACATACAA GGAGTACCGTCCCCGGGAGAACCTCACATATCTGGAGAACGGGACCAAGCTCTCAGCCCTCAATCCCAAAAGTTTTGTATTTGTGCCAGAGATGTCAGCAGGAGATCCTGAGGTGGACCGTGTGAGGACCATCAACATCCCTTTTGTG GCTGTAATGAACGAGATGAGCTCCTACTCCTTCTTTATACGCCCGCTGGTGTCGCTTTGGATGAACTCCATTGGTGTGGACCTCTTCACTACTCGCACCGTTCATGAGATGCTGTGGGGCTTCAAGGACCCCCTGCTCTCCCGCATCCACACTTTGAAGCCTGATGTAGATGAATACTTTGGCTTCATGTACAAG AAAAACGGATCTCATGAAGGCGAATTTGTGTTTCTCACGGGAGAGGAGAACTACATGGACTTTGGCAGAATTGACACATGGAATGGCCTGAG GAAAATGACGTGGTGGTCGTCCAACCAGAGCAACATGATCAACGGCACCGACGGCAGTGCCTTTCACCCTTTGCTGTCCAAAGACGAGTTGCTGTACATCTTTGCGGCGGATCTCTGCAG ATCCATACACCTGGCGTATGTGGAGGACGTGGAAGTACAGGGCATTCCAGCCTACCGCTTTGCACCCCCTCTGGATGTGCTCGCCAGCCCGGAGGACAACCCCGCTAATGCTGGATTCTGCGTGCCAGCCGGGAAGTGCCTGAGTGCCGGCGTGCTCAAGGTCAGCGTGTGCCGTCAAG GAGCCCCCATCGTTGTTTCCTTCCCACATTTCTACCAGGCAGACCAAAAGTATGTCAACGCCTTCGAAGGTCTAACGCCCAACAAGGATGACCACGAGACGTATCTTGACCTGAACCCG ACAACAGGTGTTCCTGTTCGTGCCTGCAAGCGAGCACAGCTCAATGTCCTGCTCAACAGAGTCAGCGGCTTCCC aaaaacaagaaaccTCAGTGAAACAATCTTCCCCATCATGTTCGTGAATGAG ACATTTGTGATCGACGAAGACTCTGCGGCCAACATGCGGAATCTGCTGCTCATCATCACGCTCGTGTCCAACTTGCCACTCTTCATTGTAGGCTTCGGTGCCATCCTGCTGCTTGTCTTGGTCATCCTCATCTGCAGGTCTCGCCAGAAGAAG AATGCTGTGAAACGTATTGAGTTTACCGAGGCTTTTCATTCTTTTGCT ACGGTGAAGGATGACACGGCCTACACCCAGGTGAGCTCCAAGCCGGAGGAGCCGCAGGGTGGCCAGGCGTCAACGCAGCAGCTGCGCAATGGCTCCTACATTGCCATGTCGCAGGTGGAGACATCAGATTAA